A single Salmo trutta chromosome 14, fSalTru1.1, whole genome shotgun sequence DNA region contains:
- the LOC115207693 gene encoding uncharacterized protein LOC115207693 isoform X2: protein MAVAASTQRMNETHKMLAFTLLLITTLFHGGAVAQDKSESDVVTGPTQPVDVAELIRGDDIDTTQPAEEADKPQVQIIVFPSIPGLDLSVVLHDTTATPVTKGAVETTDMEATVEAGEAGITDPDDDQETQAPQQFQTSQSSDTVLIPEADVMCVDKEAVQDRDAVNLKLKASSSCEETRSKIESVLEHLCGDDCKLEVYQEDNSNEILISGQCIEADAKGMAEKFNNDNIKDKIDFVEAVPRWGKKSKLVLVSLLLTGLLLAILLIAGYYLKTHRPPPKGARLAEEGFQVYEENQANTLVSEAPLQSQEPLVKPTSNGEFPESQPPPNNGQPATQTSVADTEM from the exons ATGGCAGTAGCAGCATCCACACAGAGAATGAATGAGACCCACAAAATGCTGGCATTCACTTTGCTTCTCATCACCACCCTCTTTCACG GTGGTGCAGTTGCACAAGATAAGAGTGAATCAGATGTTGTCACTGGGCCCACACAGCCAGTGGATGTTGCTGAATTAATTCGTGGAGACGACATTGACACCACACAACCGGCAGAAGAAG CAGATAAACCCCAAGTCCAGATCATTGTATTCCCCAGTATTCCTGGCCTGGATCTGTCAGTCGTCTTACATGACACCACTGCAACTCCAGTCACCAAGGGGGCAGTAGAGACCACAGACATGGAGGccacagtggaggctggtgaagCAGGAATCACAGACCCAGATGATGACCAGGAGACCCAGGCTCCCCAGCAGTTTCAGACCTCCCAATCCAGTGACACTGTGCTCATTCCAGAG GCTGATGTGATGTGTGTTGATAAAGAAGCTGTCCAGGACAGAGATGCAGTGAATCTGAAACTCAAGGCCTCATCCAGCTGT GAGGAGACCAGGTCTAAAATTGAGAGTGTGTTGGAGCACCTGTGTGGAGACGACTGTAAACTGGAGGTCTACCAGGAGGACAACTCCAATGAAATCCTGATCTCTGGCCAATGCATAGAAG CTGATGCAAAAGGAATGGCTGAGAAGTTCAACAATGACAACATAAAAGACAAG ATTGATTTTGTGGAGGCTGTTCCTCGCTGGGGGAAGAAGTCCAAGCTGGTACTGGTCTCCCTGCTGCTCACTGGACTGCTCCTGGCTATTCTTCTCATTGCAGGCTACTACCTGAAAACCCACCGCCCACCACCCAAGGGAGCGAGACTG GCTGAAGAGGGTTTCCAGGTGTATGAGGAGAACCAGGCCAACACCCTGGTGTCTGAGGCCCCTCTGCAGTCACAAGAGCCCCTGGTAAAGCCCACCAGCAATGGGGAGTTTCCTGAGAGCCAGCCACCACCCAACAACGGCCAACCTGCCACCCAGACCTCGGTTGCTGACACTGAGATGTGA
- the LOC115207693 gene encoding uncharacterized protein LOC115207693 isoform X1 — protein sequence MAVAASTQRMNETHKMLAFTLLLITTLFHGGAVAQDKSESDVVTGPTQPVDVAELIRGDDIDTTQPAEEEADKPQVQIIVFPSIPGLDLSVVLHDTTATPVTKGAVETTDMEATVEAGEAGITDPDDDQETQAPQQFQTSQSSDTVLIPEADVMCVDKEAVQDRDAVNLKLKASSSCEETRSKIESVLEHLCGDDCKLEVYQEDNSNEILISGQCIEADAKGMAEKFNNDNIKDKIDFVEAVPRWGKKSKLVLVSLLLTGLLLAILLIAGYYLKTHRPPPKGARLAEEGFQVYEENQANTLVSEAPLQSQEPLVKPTSNGEFPESQPPPNNGQPATQTSVADTEM from the exons ATGGCAGTAGCAGCATCCACACAGAGAATGAATGAGACCCACAAAATGCTGGCATTCACTTTGCTTCTCATCACCACCCTCTTTCACG GTGGTGCAGTTGCACAAGATAAGAGTGAATCAGATGTTGTCACTGGGCCCACACAGCCAGTGGATGTTGCTGAATTAATTCGTGGAGACGACATTGACACCACACAACCGGCAGAAGAAG AAGCAGATAAACCCCAAGTCCAGATCATTGTATTCCCCAGTATTCCTGGCCTGGATCTGTCAGTCGTCTTACATGACACCACTGCAACTCCAGTCACCAAGGGGGCAGTAGAGACCACAGACATGGAGGccacagtggaggctggtgaagCAGGAATCACAGACCCAGATGATGACCAGGAGACCCAGGCTCCCCAGCAGTTTCAGACCTCCCAATCCAGTGACACTGTGCTCATTCCAGAG GCTGATGTGATGTGTGTTGATAAAGAAGCTGTCCAGGACAGAGATGCAGTGAATCTGAAACTCAAGGCCTCATCCAGCTGT GAGGAGACCAGGTCTAAAATTGAGAGTGTGTTGGAGCACCTGTGTGGAGACGACTGTAAACTGGAGGTCTACCAGGAGGACAACTCCAATGAAATCCTGATCTCTGGCCAATGCATAGAAG CTGATGCAAAAGGAATGGCTGAGAAGTTCAACAATGACAACATAAAAGACAAG ATTGATTTTGTGGAGGCTGTTCCTCGCTGGGGGAAGAAGTCCAAGCTGGTACTGGTCTCCCTGCTGCTCACTGGACTGCTCCTGGCTATTCTTCTCATTGCAGGCTACTACCTGAAAACCCACCGCCCACCACCCAAGGGAGCGAGACTG GCTGAAGAGGGTTTCCAGGTGTATGAGGAGAACCAGGCCAACACCCTGGTGTCTGAGGCCCCTCTGCAGTCACAAGAGCCCCTGGTAAAGCCCACCAGCAATGGGGAGTTTCCTGAGAGCCAGCCACCACCCAACAACGGCCAACCTGCCACCCAGACCTCGGTTGCTGACACTGAGATGTGA